From a single Paramormyrops kingsleyae isolate MSU_618 chromosome 14, PKINGS_0.4, whole genome shotgun sequence genomic region:
- the ston2 gene encoding stonin-2: MAAPSSLSTPRPGWVVFTDDDPSPPGLEPHPDGGGSVVNPRPAEAPYLIHGGRTSVGVSTRQTVWAQFEDRPTTQTVPSQLQVKGTRHSVCSSPSFWSSDPPSESSGTSQSEEHSSLGDLPPLPSQTSSLTHSPNSSIFQDEGIDMESQNWPPAPKHVNGQSESHVARIASWVTFDDDDGPIFCWPGGLPQSSHDDGSMPDVDGNPVASPPSVQTRDAKRHLLDLTPEGVHPLFALGGPPLSIGMPSMKNPFLDEGLSHMQPSPINPFIDFFQEQVEAKVTPNNGCYPENTQQSCTFPPVPPGTADIKRESLLPLSTELDTPARGGVLPWPPSEKGGQSLWMAESDQQESVLLLDDPVEPGELEELPYQPGHMTPRDGWPMMLRIPEKKNIMSSRHWGPIFVKMSDAGRLQLFYEKGLEKPFKEFQLEGRHEISEHKLQSYNENDRVHTVSIDHVTYKEKRKIQSKVAVVHTPAKDQLVKLGTVDYSDFLSFTHALRDVLMLLPVEQESPSSSPSYQEEEVLVDVRDEFHGVVSKCDGRIMQQLVMTHIYVLPFVSGSPACKIGLNDVQVKGNEVVSLHDIIPNTTTRWIRLRDCQLHSSADKQEFTRNRTISFTPPAGRRFELLRFCSLFAEKSLPFTLRTVASVRGAEVELQSWLAMSTGFSSNRDPLTLIPCENVMIRYPIPQLWAKNFRRESLVGEKSLKARFNKGANFGSTITSGQEPAMRVTMGTAKYEHAFRAVVWRINSLPDKNSALSHPHTFFCRLELGSDWEVPTKFHRHLEVEFDMPAASASRTTVRSLSVGDRTDVKKWINYKAHFLYQVEMEQKNTPKLDGLHTERPGECSLQ; encoded by the exons ATGGCGGCCCCCAGCAGTCTCTCCACACCCCGACCTGGCTGGGTGGTGTTTACAGACGACGACCCCAGCCCTCCCGGCCTGGAGCCCCACCCAG ACGGTGGTGGCAGTGTAGTGAACCCCCGCCCTGCTGAAGCGCCGTACCTCATACATGGGGGCAGGACTTCAGTGGGTGTGTCCACACGGCAGACTGTCTGGGCCCAGTTTGAGGATAGGCCTACGACCCAAACTGTTCCTTCACAACTACAAGTGAAAG gcaccCGGCACAGCGTGTGCTCCTCACCCAGCTTCTGGAGCAGCGACCCCCCTTCAGAGAGCAGTGGGACGAGCCAGTCAGAAGAGCACAGTTCGCTGGGAGACCTCCCCCCCCTGCCTAGCCAGACATCCTCCCTCACACACTCGCCCA ACTCTTCCATCTTCCAAGACGAGGGCATAGACATGGAATCACAGAACTGGCCGCCGGCCCCCAAGCACGTGAACGGCCAATCGGAGAGCCACGTGGCCCGTATCGCCAGCTGGGTGACCTTCGATGATGACGACGGACCGATTTTCTGTTGGCCTGGCGGCCTGCCGCAGTCCAGCCATGACGACGGCTCCATGCCGGATGTCGATGGGAACCCCGTAGCCTCTCCCCCTTCTGTCCAGACCCGAGATGCAAAACGGCATCTCCTGGACCTGACACCGGAAGGAGTCCACCCTCTCTTTGCCTTGGGCGGTCCCCCGTTGAGCATTGGCATGCCCAGCATGAAGAACCCCTTCCTGGACGAGGGTCTGTCACATATGCAGCCATCTCCTATCAACCCTTTCATTGACTTTTTCCAGGAGCAAGTAGAAGCCAAGGTGACACCAAACAACGGCTGCTATccagagaacacccagcagtcCTGCACCTTTCCTCCGGTCCCTCCTGGCACCGCAGATATTAAAAGGGAATCCCTGTTGCCCCTGTCGACTGAGCTGGACACCCCAGCTAGAGGAGGTGTCCTGCCCTGGCCCCCCTCTGAGAAAGGTGGGCAAAGCTTGTGGATGGCAGAATCAGATCAGCAGGAGAGCGTCCTGCTGCTGGACGATCCTGTGGAGCccggggagctggaggagctgccCTATCAGCCGGGCCACATGACCCCACGGGATGGCTGGCCCATGATGCTGCGCATCCCAGAGAAAAAGAACATCATGTCGTCTCGGCACTGGGGGCCCATCTTTGTGAAGATGTCTGACGCCGGGCGGCTGCAGCTCTTCTATGAGAAGGGCCTGGAGAAGCCCTTCAAGGAGTTTCAGCTAGAAGGCCGACACGAGATCTCCGAGCACAAGCTTCAGAGCTACAACGAGAATGACCGGGTGCATACTGTCAGCATCGATCACGTCACCTACAAAGAGAAACGCAAGATCCAGTCCAAGGTAGCCGTGGTGCACACTCCTGCCAAGGATCAGCTGGTGAAACTGGGCACCGTCGACTATTCAGACTTCCTGAGCTTCACCCATGCCCTGAGGGATGTGCTGATGCTGCTGCCTGTGGAACAAGAGTCTCCAAGCAGTTCCCCATCCTACCAGGAGGAAGAGGTCTTGGTGGATGTACGAGATGAGTTCCATGGTGTTGTGTCCAAGTGCGATGGCAGGATCATGCAGCAGCTGGTGATGACCCACATTTATGTGCTGCCGTTTGTGTCGGGGTCACCGGCCTGCAAGATTGGCCTCAACGACGTCCAGGTGAAGGGGAACGAGGTGGTATCCCTGCATGACATCATCCCCAACACCACCACACGCTGGATCCGACTGCGAGACTGCCAGCTGCACAGTAGCGCAGACAAGCAAGAGTTCACCCGCAACAGAACGATCTCCTTCACACCCCCGGCAGGACGCAGATTCGAGCTGCTCCGTTTCTGTTCACTCTTTGCGGAGAAGAGCCTGCCCTTCACTCTGAGGACGGTGGCCAGCGTCAGGGGCGCGGAGGTAGAGCTGCAGTCCTGGCTGGCAATGTCAACTGGATTCTCCTCCAACCGGGATCCCCTCACTTTGATCCCCTGTGAGAATGTGATGATCCGCTATCCCATCCCCCAGCTCTGGGCCAAGAATTTCAGGCGGGAAAGCCTGGTGGGCGAGAAGTCTCTGAAGGCTCGCTTCAACAAGGGGGCCAACTTTGGGTCCACCATCACATCAGGGCAGGAGCCAGCCATGCGGGTCACGATGGGGACGGCCAAATATGAGCACGCCTTCAGGGCTGTGGTGTGGAGGATAAACTCTCTCCCTGATAAAAATTCAG CTCTGAGTCACCCCCACACCTTCTTCTGTCGTTTGGAGCTGGGGTCTGACTGGGAGGTCCCAACCAAGTTCCACCGCCACCTGGAAGTGGAGTTTGACATGCCAGCTGCCTCAGCATCCAGAACCACCGTGCGATCTCTGTCGGTGGGAGATAGAACTGATGTCAAGAAGTGGATCAATTATAAGGCACACTTCCTGTACCAG